A genomic region of Rickettsiales bacterium contains the following coding sequences:
- a CDS encoding type III pantothenate kinase — MILAVDIGNTNTGFALYKGDECVGQWRLSTNRLRTSDEFTLWLENFLKRLGVEVSTVKSSIVACVVPSCRFAILSALEELFGKEPILITAKLMSKVGVEVKLDNPKEVGADRLVNAYAATQQYGMPVIVLDFGTATTFDVADANGAYIGGVIAPGVNLSLEALHRAAAKLPSVDIKHPVKAIGTSTETAMQSGIYFGYLGLIERIVKEIRAELADQPKVIATGGLAPLFAKNCDVIDALDTDLTMRGLHWVAKKLAE, encoded by the coding sequence ATGATACTCGCGGTTGATATTGGAAATACGAATACGGGCTTCGCGCTTTATAAGGGCGATGAGTGCGTGGGCCAATGGCGTTTATCGACGAACCGCTTGCGCACTTCGGATGAGTTTACGCTTTGGTTGGAGAACTTTCTGAAACGTTTAGGTGTTGAGGTTTCGACGGTTAAAAGCTCGATCGTCGCGTGTGTGGTGCCGAGCTGTCGTTTTGCGATTTTGTCTGCGCTTGAAGAGTTGTTTGGCAAAGAGCCGATATTGATTACGGCTAAGCTGATGAGCAAAGTGGGAGTCGAAGTCAAACTCGATAACCCGAAAGAGGTCGGCGCCGATCGCCTCGTGAATGCTTATGCGGCAACCCAGCAATATGGCATGCCGGTGATCGTGTTGGATTTTGGAACGGCGACGACTTTTGATGTGGCCGATGCAAATGGCGCTTATATCGGTGGTGTGATTGCGCCGGGCGTGAACCTCTCATTGGAAGCGCTGCATCGTGCGGCGGCGAAGCTACCCTCGGTCGATATTAAACATCCGGTTAAAGCGATTGGCACCAGCACCGAAACTGCGATGCAGTCGGGCATTTATTTTGGCTATTTGGGACTGATCGAGCGTATCGTTAAAGAGATACGAGCAGAGTTAGCCGATCAACCAAAAGTCATAGCAACAGGTGGCCTCGCCCCGCTCTTTGCCAAGAATTGCGATGTGATTGATGCGCTAGATACCGATTTAACCATGCGCGGCCTGCATTGGGTCGCTAAGAAACTTGCTGAGTAA
- a CDS encoding ribonuclease J has protein sequence MSFNFKPYENEIIFVPLGGSNEIGMNLNLYRHKGKWLMIDMGIGFTNDYLPGADVIVPDTRFIEDVIGDDLVGLVLTHAHEDHLGAVPYLYDVVNCPIYATAFTANVLKAKLKGEGIEGMDIREVEQGSHLELGPFKLDMIDLTHSIPEMQAIAITTDAGVVMHTGDWKLDPEPVVGAVTDKATLTKFGDAGVMAMVCDSTNVFVEGTSGSEAGVKEELFKKIAACENRVVVSTFASNLARLESIIKAGEAAGRKIFMAGRSFGRIVGAAKDSGYLKDCPPLLDADNAMSVPRGECMIIATGCQGEPRAALSRMACSDHPKIRLAAKDTVIFSSKDIPGNESRIAYMQNQLVEMNVEIITAHKHDIHVSGHPAREELTEMYKMVQPAISVPVHGEARHLREHMTLATSLGVKETVKASNGAVILLKEGEAKQVGTVDSGYIAVDGKVLTPTDSKIFGQRRRIRDEGIIFIALAMEDNRLIEKPGIIAPGCLDARDDADILEEMAAAIDNTLEDRKASKPLEQRVRTAVRKIVKAELGKRPLIEISVLRV, from the coding sequence ATGAGTTTTAATTTTAAACCTTATGAAAATGAGATAATTTTTGTGCCACTTGGTGGGTCGAATGAAATTGGGATGAACCTGAATCTCTACCGCCATAAAGGCAAGTGGTTGATGATCGATATGGGTATTGGTTTTACCAATGACTATCTTCCGGGCGCGGATGTGATTGTGCCCGATACTCGCTTTATTGAAGATGTGATTGGCGATGATCTAGTCGGCCTCGTGCTGACCCATGCGCATGAGGATCACCTAGGCGCGGTGCCGTATCTTTATGATGTGGTCAATTGCCCGATCTATGCGACGGCCTTTACCGCCAACGTGCTCAAAGCCAAACTAAAGGGTGAAGGCATTGAAGGCATGGATATTCGTGAAGTAGAGCAGGGCAGTCATCTAGAGCTCGGCCCGTTCAAGCTCGACATGATTGATCTGACGCACTCGATCCCTGAAATGCAGGCGATTGCGATTACGACTGATGCGGGTGTGGTGATGCACACGGGCGATTGGAAGCTTGACCCTGAACCTGTCGTGGGCGCTGTGACCGATAAAGCGACGCTTACCAAATTTGGTGATGCTGGCGTGATGGCGATGGTCTGCGATTCGACCAATGTATTTGTTGAAGGCACCAGTGGTTCTGAAGCGGGCGTGAAAGAAGAGCTATTCAAGAAGATTGCGGCTTGTGAGAATCGTGTCGTGGTATCGACTTTTGCTTCTAACCTCGCACGGTTGGAATCGATCATTAAAGCCGGTGAAGCGGCGGGTCGTAAAATCTTTATGGCAGGCCGCAGTTTTGGACGCATCGTTGGTGCGGCGAAAGATTCTGGCTATTTGAAAGATTGCCCGCCTTTGTTAGATGCGGATAATGCGATGTCTGTTCCGCGTGGTGAGTGTATGATTATCGCAACGGGTTGTCAGGGCGAGCCGCGTGCAGCGCTTAGCCGCATGGCCTGCAGCGATCATCCAAAGATTCGTTTGGCCGCGAAAGATACGGTGATTTTCTCCTCGAAAGATATTCCAGGTAATGAATCACGCATCGCCTATATGCAAAATCAGCTGGTGGAAATGAATGTTGAGATTATCACGGCGCATAAACATGATATTCACGTATCAGGCCATCCAGCCCGCGAGGAGCTGACGGAAATGTACAAAATGGTACAGCCGGCAATCTCGGTGCCGGTACACGGCGAAGCGCGTCATTTGCGTGAGCATATGACGCTTGCGACAAGCTTAGGCGTGAAAGAAACAGTCAAGGCCAGCAACGGCGCGGTGATCCTTCTGAAAGAAGGAGAAGCCAAGCAAGTCGGTACGGTGGATAGCGGTTACATCGCGGTTGATGGCAAAGTGCTTACGCCAACGGATAGTAAGATCTTCGGTCAACGCCGTCGTATTCGTGATGAGGGGATTATCTTTATTGCATTGGCGATGGAAGATAACCGCCTAATCGAAAAGCCGGGCATTATTGCGCCGGGCTGTTTAGATGCGCGGGACGATGCGGATATTTTGGAAGAAATGGCGGCGGCGATCGATAATACATTAGAAGATCGCAAAGCCAGCAAACCGTTAGAACAGCGTGTGCGTACTGCTGTGCGTAAAATTGTGAAAGCGGAGCTAGGCAAGCGACCTTTGATTGAGATTTCTGTTTTACGTGTTTAG
- a CDS encoding biotin--[acetyl-CoA-carboxylase] ligase, with translation MALEGSAESKRRAPLIDDYHLLTYQQLDSTNEEARRLAEGGGAHGAFIWTHAQSGGRGRRGRDWISQKGNLFVSALLSPDCEFGQFPQLSFVAAAAAHASVAPLLPDSDLKLKWPNDLLLEGEKLAGLLLESFETIDEETGELKRWAVVGLGMNIENAPAGMDLPATCLKHAGVDLISAKIVLSRFIHHFIEWYQLWQDHGFEPIRKYWMNHSLHKGQQVEVLVGEQFYSGKFVGLDETGNLLLKPKGAKEISLSAGEVLLS, from the coding sequence GTGGCTCTAGAAGGCTCAGCTGAAAGCAAACGCCGCGCGCCCTTAATCGACGATTATCATCTATTGACCTATCAGCAGTTGGATAGCACTAATGAAGAAGCACGTCGATTGGCTGAAGGTGGCGGCGCACATGGTGCCTTCATTTGGACCCATGCACAAAGTGGCGGACGCGGGCGTAGGGGCCGCGATTGGATCTCGCAAAAAGGCAATCTTTTTGTCTCCGCCTTGCTTTCGCCGGATTGCGAATTTGGACAATTTCCGCAGCTTTCATTTGTCGCCGCGGCTGCGGCACATGCGAGTGTCGCGCCGCTCTTGCCAGACTCTGATTTGAAGCTGAAATGGCCGAATGACTTACTTCTGGAGGGTGAAAAGCTGGCCGGCCTATTGTTGGAATCTTTTGAGACGATTGATGAAGAAACGGGTGAGCTTAAGCGTTGGGCCGTGGTGGGCTTGGGCATGAATATTGAGAATGCTCCAGCAGGGATGGACCTGCCGGCAACCTGCTTAAAGCATGCGGGTGTTGACCTGATTTCCGCCAAAATTGTACTGTCACGTTTTATCCATCACTTTATCGAATGGTATCAGCTATGGCAGGATCATGGATTTGAGCCGATACGCAAATATTGGATGAACCATTCTCTGCATAAAGGCCAGCAAGTGGAAGTGCTGGTTGGAGAGCAATTCTATAGCGGCAAGTTTGTCGGTTTAGATGAAACGGGAAATCTGCTATTAAAACCCAAAGGCGCTAAGGAAATCAGCTTAAGCGCTGGAGAGGTTTTGTTGAGTTAG